The following nucleotide sequence is from Pseudomonas putida S13.1.2.
GTGGACCGCATGTCGCGCTGGGTGCGCGACCTGCTGGTGTCGTTGCGCCCGCTCAGCGACGAGGCCGAGGCGGTGGACCTGGTGGCGGCCATCGAGGATACCCACCTGGCGTTCGTCCAGCAGATCGAGCGCAACGGGGTGCGCTTTCATTTCGAAGGGCCTGATGAGCAGTGGGTGGCCAGCCAGCCGCTGCAGCTCACGCAGATTCTCAACAGCTTGTTCTCCAATGCCCTGGAGGCCATGCCGGCAGGAGGCATGCTCACCGCCCAGGTCAATGTACAGGAAGGCCAGCGTGCCGAGTTTGTGCTCACCGACACCGGCAAAGGCATGAGCCAACAGCAGGAGCGGATGGTATTCAAGCCGTTCTTCACTACCAAGCAGGGGGGGCTCGGTGTGGGCCTGGCCCTGGTCAAGCGCATCATGGAACGTTTTGGCGGCTCGGTCAGCCTGAGCAGCCGCGAAGAGGAAGGAACCCGCGTCAGCCTTACATTCAATATCGCAGCGGGAGGGGACCATGGAGCACAGCATCCTGGTAGTCGAGGATGATGAAATCCTCGCTGACAACATTCGCACCTACCTCAGCCTCAAGGGCTTTGAGGTCACCGTGTGCCACAGCGCCGAGCTTGCGCTGGAGCAGATCAAGCGGGCCCAGCCCGACGCGGTGCTGACCGACAACTCGTTGCCGGGCATGAGCGGGCACGACCTGCTGCGCAGCCTTGTGGCGCAGGTGCCGGGCCTGAAAGTGATCATGATGACCGGCTACGGCAATGTCGAAGATGCTGTGCAGGCGATGAAGGAGGGTGCCTTCCATTACCTGACCAAGCCGGTAGTACTTGCCGAGCTCAAATTGACCCTGGACAAGGCTCTGGCTGCCGAACGCATGGAGCGCACGCTGTCGTTCTACCAGGAGCGCGAGGCGCAGAAGTCCGGGTTGCAGGCCTTGATCGGCGAGTCGCCAGTAATGCTCACCCTCAAGCACACCCTGCGCCAGGTGCTGGATGCCGAACGGCGCATGACCAGCGACGACTTGCCACCGGTGCTGGTCGAAGGCGAGACCGGGACCGGCAAGGAGCTGGTGGCGCGCGCCCTGCATTTTGACGGCTCCCGCAGCAAAGGGCCGTTCATCGAGTTCAACTGCGCCTCAATCCCGGCCAACCTGCTGGAGGCCGAGCTGTTCGGTCACGAGAAGGGCGCATTCACCGATGCCAAGGAGCGACGGTTGGGCCTGGTGGAGGCGGCCGACGGCGGCACCCTGTTTCTCGACGAGATCGGCGAGATGGACCTGGTGTTGCAGGCCAAGCTGCTCAAGCTGCTGGAAGATCGCAGCATCCGCCGGATTGGCGCGGTGAAGGAGCGCAAGGTCGACCTGCGGGTTATCAGCGCCACCAACTGCAACCTGGAGCAGATGGTGCAGCAGGGCAAGTTCCGCCGCGACCTGTTCTTCCGCCTGCGCATTATCGCCCTGAAGGTGCCGCGCCTGTATGCCCGAGGCCAGGACATTCTGGTACTGGCAAGGCATTTCCTCGCCCATCATGGCAGGCGTTATGGCAAGCCGAACCTGCGATTCTCTGCCGAGGCCGAGAGCCTGATGCTGGGCTACAGCTGGCCAGGCAATGTGCGCGAATTGCGCAACATGCTGGAGCAGACCGTGCTACTGGCACCGAA
It contains:
- a CDS encoding sigma-54-dependent transcriptional regulator, whose amino-acid sequence is MEHSILVVEDDEILADNIRTYLSLKGFEVTVCHSAELALEQIKRAQPDAVLTDNSLPGMSGHDLLRSLVAQVPGLKVIMMTGYGNVEDAVQAMKEGAFHYLTKPVVLAELKLTLDKALAAERMERTLSFYQEREAQKSGLQALIGESPVMLTLKHTLRQVLDAERRMTSDDLPPVLVEGETGTGKELVARALHFDGSRSKGPFIEFNCASIPANLLEAELFGHEKGAFTDAKERRLGLVEAADGGTLFLDEIGEMDLVLQAKLLKLLEDRSIRRIGAVKERKVDLRVISATNCNLEQMVQQGKFRRDLFFRLRIIALKVPRLYARGQDILVLARHFLAHHGRRYGKPNLRFSAEAESLMLGYSWPGNVRELRNMLEQTVLLAPNEVVQAHQLNLCMTLIDEPLMQQPAPAMFEMPRHEPEPGTSLPDMERDLVCKTLDRTDWNVTKSARMLGLSRDMLRYRIEKLGLTRPDKRQW